One Alphaproteobacteria bacterium genomic window carries:
- a CDS encoding leucyl aminopeptidase family protein produces the protein MVFGFLDRAARATPLTLLTEKQFTPWHRKQPARVKNWLKAQGFKPEAGRHIALPGAGGRIERVIVLTGPQPGGWDIADLPSKLPEGAYRIEGALDAPAATLLATGWALGSYRYGRYKKAGSKMAQLVWPKTASRDAVQRIAGAIYRGRDLITTPAEDLGPAELAAEVRAVAAHYGAKCAVIAGEQLLQKNYPMVHAVGRASSRAPRLIDLRWGKPGDPLVALVGKGVVFDTGGLDIKPSSGMIMMKKDMGGAACALGVAEMVMDAGLPVRLRLLIPAVENAIAGNAFRPSDVLSSRKGLKVEVGNTDAEGRLVLADAMTEADSEKPALMIDFATLTGAARVALGADLPALFSNDDGLAEDLLAAGREVADPLWRLPLWHPYGRELDSKIADINSAPGGGYGGAITAALFLERFVGAKTPWAHIDLMAWNRAGKPGRPEGGEPMTARAVYRMLEKKFGKKKAA, from the coding sequence ATGGTTTTCGGTTTTCTCGATCGCGCCGCGCGCGCCACGCCACTTACCTTGCTTACGGAAAAACAATTCACGCCGTGGCACAGGAAGCAACCTGCGCGCGTGAAAAACTGGCTTAAGGCGCAAGGCTTCAAACCCGAAGCGGGCAGGCATATTGCGTTGCCCGGCGCGGGAGGCCGGATCGAACGCGTGATCGTGCTTACGGGGCCGCAGCCCGGCGGCTGGGATATCGCGGACTTGCCGAGCAAGCTTCCGGAAGGCGCTTACCGTATCGAAGGCGCGCTCGATGCGCCCGCCGCCACGCTGCTTGCCACCGGCTGGGCGCTCGGGAGTTATCGCTATGGCCGCTACAAGAAGGCCGGAAGCAAAATGGCGCAGCTGGTGTGGCCCAAAACGGCTTCGCGCGACGCGGTGCAACGTATCGCCGGTGCGATTTATCGCGGCCGCGACCTGATCACGACGCCCGCGGAAGATTTGGGCCCGGCCGAACTGGCGGCCGAGGTGCGGGCTGTCGCCGCACACTATGGTGCAAAATGCGCCGTCATCGCCGGCGAACAGCTTTTGCAAAAAAATTACCCGATGGTCCATGCCGTGGGCCGCGCGAGCAGCCGCGCGCCGCGCCTGATCGATTTGCGCTGGGGCAAGCCCGGTGACCCGTTGGTCGCGCTTGTCGGCAAGGGGGTCGTGTTCGATACCGGCGGGCTGGATATCAAGCCATCGTCCGGCATGATCATGATGAAGAAGGATATGGGCGGCGCCGCCTGCGCGCTCGGGGTGGCCGAGATGGTGATGGACGCCGGACTGCCGGTGCGGCTCAGGCTCTTGATCCCGGCGGTGGAAAACGCGATTGCGGGCAACGCCTTTCGGCCTTCCGACGTGCTGTCTTCGCGCAAGGGGCTGAAGGTGGAGGTTGGCAACACCGACGCCGAAGGGCGGCTGGTGCTGGCTGACGCGATGACCGAGGCTGATAGCGAAAAACCTGCGCTGATGATCGATTTTGCCACGCTGACGGGTGCGGCGCGCGTGGCGCTTGGCGCGGATTTGCCCGCGCTGTTCAGCAATGATGACGGTTTGGCGGAAGATTTGCTTGCCGCGGGCCGCGAGGTGGCCGATCCGCTGTGGCGGCTGCCGCTTTGGCACCCCTATGGCCGGGAGCTGGACAGCAAGATCGCCGATATCAACAGCGCACCCGGCGGCGGCTATGGCGGGGCGATTACCGCTGCGCTGTTCCTTGAACGCTTTGTCGGCGCGAAGACGCCTTGGGCGCATATCGATCTGATGGCGTGGAACCGTGCGGGCAAGCCCGGCCGCCCGGAAGGCGGCGAGCCCATGACAGCGCGCGCGGTTTACCGCATGCTGGAAAAGAAGTTCGGGAAGAAAAAAGCGGCTTAG
- a CDS encoding MarR family transcriptional regulator produces the protein MAINLQSLELWRHALTASVRADSPDLSARQMALLLNVYLTEGPHTVRGLAADLKVSKPAISRALDRLGELGYVRRKRDELDRRNVLVQRTVAGSVFLVEFANLVNAAQAHLATLPDLPVMIAPDVEEGEEDAATGRPAAGTPQQPGWVDAAE, from the coding sequence GTGGCAATCAATCTTCAATCTCTCGAACTGTGGCGGCATGCCCTTACGGCCAGCGTCCGCGCCGACTCCCCCGATCTTTCCGCGCGCCAGATGGCGTTGCTGCTCAATGTGTATCTGACCGAAGGTCCGCACACCGTGCGCGGCCTTGCGGCCGACCTGAAGGTTTCCAAGCCGGCGATCAGCCGCGCGCTCGACCGTTTGGGCGAGCTTGGCTATGTGCGCCGCAAGCGCGACGAGCTGGACCGCCGCAATGTGCTGGTGCAACGCACCGTCGCGGGTTCGGTGTTCCTTGTGGAATTCGCCAACCTCGTGAACGCTGCGCAGGCGCATCTGGCCACGCTGCCGGATCTGCCGGTCATGATCGCGCCGGACGTGGAAGAGGGCGAAGAGGATGCAGCCACCGGCCGTCCTGCCGCCGGAACGCCGCAGCAGCCCGGTTGGGTTGACGCCGCCGAATAA
- a CDS encoding peptidase P60: protein MTFFLTRGDARTAAMAEKLDLRVNAYRPDLAAVSLRSRYQAGRYVKPQIYRCTAGRLPVYAARDLSGRMISELRYGEFADVYETTDGVTWLQNRTDQYVGYASAEGLSELVANPSHQINVLRTFLYSEADIKSPPLDGLMLGSMVDVVEQAGQGGDAMARLGPGGWVCMKHLAAIGPLEADYVTTAGRLLGAPYLWGGRSPLGVDCSGLVQFALNLADLECPRDSDMQEAAFGRPLEGDWQAHDYRRGDIVFFKGHVGIMTTASHIIHANAHHMQVAVEPLAELVARGVAVTSVGRP from the coding sequence ATGACGTTTTTTTTAACGCGGGGGGATGCTAGAACGGCAGCCATGGCAGAAAAGCTCGATCTCCGCGTCAACGCCTACCGGCCCGATCTGGCGGCCGTGAGCCTGCGCAGCCGCTACCAAGCCGGGCGCTATGTGAAGCCGCAGATTTACCGCTGCACGGCGGGCAGGCTGCCGGTTTATGCCGCGCGCGACCTTTCGGGCCGGATGATCAGCGAATTGCGCTACGGCGAATTCGCCGACGTTTACGAAACCACGGACGGTGTTACCTGGTTGCAGAACCGGACGGACCAGTATGTCGGCTATGCTTCGGCTGAAGGGCTTTCAGAGCTGGTTGCAAACCCTTCCCATCAAATCAATGTGTTGCGGACTTTTCTTTATAGCGAAGCTGATATCAAATCCCCCCCGCTGGACGGGTTGATGCTTGGCTCCATGGTCGATGTGGTCGAACAGGCGGGGCAAGGTGGCGATGCCATGGCCCGGCTCGGCCCCGGCGGCTGGGTGTGCATGAAGCATCTGGCTGCCATCGGTCCGCTCGAGGCCGATTATGTGACAACCGCCGGGCGGCTTCTGGGCGCGCCCTATCTTTGGGGCGGGCGCAGCCCGCTTGGTGTCGATTGCTCGGGGCTCGTTCAATTCGCGCTCAACCTTGCAGACCTGGAATGCCCGCGCGACAGCGATATGCAGGAAGCCGCCTTCGGCCGGCCGCTGGAGGGCGATTGGCAGGCGCATGATTACCGCCGCGGTGATATCGTGTTCTTCAAGGGGCATGTGGGCATCATGACGACCGCAAGCCACATCATCCATGCCAACGCCCATCATATGCAGGTAGCGGTGGAGCCGCTCGCCGAGCTTGTGGCGCGCGGCGTAGCGGTCACGAGCGTCGGGCGGCCCTAA
- a CDS encoding dipeptide ABC transporter ATP-binding protein encodes MERGRKMTLLAVENLSVTFNAGKNEVRAVESASFTIGRGETLALVGESGSGKSVTALSVMQLLPYPAATHPCGNILFNGQELCGAGEDALRAIRGNRIAMVFQEPMTSLNPLHTVEKQIGEILLIHKGLQGEAARARTLELLRLVGIPAAEKRLGAFPHELSGGQRQRVMIAMALANEPDLLIADEPTTALDVTIQAQILKLLKELQAKFGMAMLLITHDLGIVRKMADKVCVMQHGKIVEQGPAQQVFAAPGHAYTQELLAAEPKGHVSPVREDAPEIMRAQDIKVYFPIKKGVLRRVADYVRAVDGISLTVRAGETVGIVGESGSGKTTLGLAMLRLLPSKGDIVFLGNRPVQALTRKQLRPLRRDMQVVFQDPYGSLSPRMAVGDIVAEGLDIHGLCPDEAGRTQRITDALQEVGLEAEARHRYPHEFSGGQRQRIAIARALVLKPKFIVLDEPTSALDMSVQAQIVELLRDLQARHNLAYMFISHDLRVVKALSHHVIVMKDGKVVEQGTAERIFGAPEADYTRALIAAAFNLETLH; translated from the coding sequence ATGGAAAGGGGGCGGAAAATGACCCTGCTGGCGGTCGAAAACCTTTCCGTTACCTTCAACGCGGGCAAAAACGAAGTGCGCGCGGTCGAAAGCGCGTCTTTTACTATCGGCCGGGGCGAAACGCTGGCGCTTGTTGGTGAAAGCGGTTCGGGCAAATCGGTCACCGCGCTTTCGGTGATGCAGCTTCTGCCCTACCCCGCTGCCACGCACCCTTGCGGCAATATTTTGTTCAACGGGCAGGAATTGTGCGGCGCCGGGGAAGATGCGCTGCGCGCCATACGCGGCAACCGCATCGCCATGGTGTTTCAGGAACCCATGACCTCGCTCAACCCGCTGCACACGGTGGAAAAACAGATCGGCGAGATTTTGCTGATCCATAAGGGCTTGCAGGGCGAAGCGGCGCGGGCGCGCACGCTTGAATTGCTGCGTCTTGTCGGCATCCCCGCCGCCGAAAAGCGGCTCGGCGCCTTCCCGCACGAACTTTCAGGCGGGCAGCGCCAGCGCGTGATGATCGCCATGGCGCTGGCCAACGAACCCGACCTGCTGATCGCGGACGAACCCACGACCGCGCTTGATGTCACCATACAGGCGCAGATTCTGAAATTGCTGAAGGAGTTGCAGGCGAAATTCGGCATGGCGATGCTGCTGATCACGCACGATCTCGGTATCGTCCGCAAAATGGCCGACAAGGTCTGTGTCATGCAGCACGGAAAAATCGTGGAACAAGGCCCGGCACAGCAGGTTTTCGCAGCCCCCGGCCACGCCTATACGCAAGAATTGCTCGCGGCCGAACCCAAAGGGCATGTCAGCCCGGTGCGCGAAGACGCGCCCGAAATCATGCGTGCGCAGGATATAAAGGTATATTTCCCGATCAAAAAAGGCGTGCTGCGCCGCGTGGCCGATTATGTGCGCGCGGTTGACGGCATTTCGCTTACCGTGCGGGCGGGGGAAACCGTGGGCATTGTGGGCGAAAGCGGCAGCGGCAAAACCACGCTCGGCCTCGCCATGCTGCGGCTGCTGCCCAGCAAGGGCGACATCGTCTTCCTTGGCAACAGGCCGGTGCAAGCGCTAACCCGCAAGCAGCTGCGCCCGCTGCGCCGCGATATGCAGGTCGTGTTCCAGGACCCGTATGGCAGCCTTAGCCCCCGCATGGCGGTGGGCGATATCGTGGCCGAAGGGCTCGATATCCATGGCCTGTGCCCCGATGAAGCCGGGCGCACACAACGCATTACCGACGCCTTGCAGGAAGTGGGGCTCGAAGCCGAAGCGCGGCACCGCTACCCGCACGAATTTTCCGGCGGCCAGCGCCAGCGTATCGCCATCGCCCGCGCCCTTGTCCTCAAGCCCAAATTCATCGTGCTCGATGAACCCACAAGCGCGCTCGATATGTCGGTGCAGGCGCAGATCGTCGAACTGCTGCGCGATCTGCAAGCAAGGCATAACCTCGCCTATATGTTCATCAGCCACGATCTGCGGGTCGTGAAGGCGCTTTCGCACCACGTGATCGTAATGAAAGATGGCAAGGTTGTTGAACAAGGCACGGCGGAGCGGATTTTCGGCGCGCCCGAAGCCGATTATACGCGCGCGCTGATCGCAGCCGCCTTCAACCTCGAGACGCTGCACTAG
- a CDS encoding ABC transporter permease subunit — protein MKLSPLNRRRLVNFRANKRGFWSLWLFLLLFFVTLGAEFIANDKPLLVRYEGQLYFPVFTAYPETVFGGEFETEANYRDPYVANLIAAKGWMVMPLIPYSYNTINYGLQVPAPAPPSGENWLGTDDQGRDVLARVIYGFRISVLFGLTLTILSSVIGVIAGAVQGYFGGKTDLIFQRVIEIWSGMPVLYLLIILASLVQPNFWWLLLLMLLFSWMSLVGVVRAEFLRGRNFDYVRAAKALGAGDATIMFKHVLPNAMVATLTFIPFILNGSITTLTALDFLGFGLPPGSASLGELLNQGKNNLQAPWLGITAFMVLATMLTLLIFVGEAVRDAFDPRKLWKGGGK, from the coding sequence ATGAAGCTTTCTCCCCTCAACCGGCGGCGGCTCGTGAACTTCCGCGCCAACAAGCGCGGTTTCTGGTCGCTTTGGCTTTTCCTCCTGCTGTTCTTCGTCACGCTGGGCGCCGAATTCATTGCCAACGACAAGCCGCTGCTGGTCCGCTACGAAGGGCAGCTCTATTTCCCTGTCTTCACCGCTTATCCGGAAACCGTTTTCGGCGGCGAGTTTGAAACCGAGGCGAATTACCGCGACCCCTATGTGGCAAACCTGATTGCCGCCAAGGGCTGGATGGTGATGCCACTCATTCCCTATTCCTACAACACCATCAACTACGGCTTGCAGGTGCCCGCCCCGGCCCCGCCTTCCGGCGAAAACTGGCTCGGGACCGATGATCAGGGCCGCGACGTGCTGGCGCGCGTGATCTATGGCTTTCGCATCTCCGTCCTGTTCGGGCTGACGCTGACCATCCTTTCATCGGTGATCGGCGTGATTGCGGGCGCGGTGCAGGGTTATTTCGGCGGCAAGACCGATCTGATCTTCCAGCGCGTGATCGAAATATGGTCCGGCATGCCGGTGCTGTACCTGCTGATCATCCTCGCTTCGCTGGTGCAACCGAATTTCTGGTGGCTGCTGCTGCTCATGCTGCTGTTTTCGTGGATGAGCCTCGTGGGCGTCGTGCGCGCCGAATTCCTGCGCGGCCGCAATTTCGATTATGTGCGCGCCGCGAAGGCGCTTGGCGCGGGCGATGCCACCATTATGTTCAAGCATGTTTTGCCCAACGCCATGGTGGCGACGCTGACCTTCATCCCTTTCATCCTCAACGGCTCGATCACCACGCTTACCGCGCTCGATTTTCTCGGGTTCGGGTTGCCTCCCGGCTCCGCCTCGCTGGGCGAGCTGCTCAATCAGGGCAAAAATAACCTGCAAGCGCCGTGGCTCGGTATCACCGCCTTCATGGTGCTGGCAACCATGCTGACGCTTCTGATCTTCGTGGGCGAAGCGGTGCGCGATGCGTTCGATCCGCGCAAGCTATGGAAAGGGGGCGGAAAATGA
- the yejB gene encoding microcin C ABC transporter permease YejB produces MIAYILRRLMLIVPTLLGIMVLNFIIVQAAPGGPVEQVIAKLQGSAVDATARFSGAGGDQAARAMNQQQQMSSEGAGRYPGAQGVDPELIRELEIQFGFDKPVHERFLLMMGNYLRFDFGKSYFRDEQVVDLVLAKMPVSISLGLWTTLIVYLISIPLGIRKAVKDGSPFDVWTSAAVIVGYAIPGFLFAVLLIVLFAGGRYLDWFPLRGLFSDNWDQLSTPGKIIDYFWHIALPVAAMVIGGFASLTMLTKNSFLDEINKQYVVTARAKGLSEKRVLYGHVFRNAMLIVIAGFPGAFIAILFTGALLIEVIFSLDGLGLLSFEAAINRDYPVMFGTLYFFTFLGLIMNLIGDIVYTLVDPRIDFEARQT; encoded by the coding sequence ATGATCGCCTATATCCTCCGCCGCCTGATGCTGATCGTGCCTACACTTCTGGGCATCATGGTGCTGAACTTCATCATCGTGCAAGCGGCACCCGGCGGCCCGGTGGAGCAGGTGATCGCCAAATTGCAGGGCAGCGCGGTTGATGCCACCGCACGCTTTAGCGGCGCGGGCGGCGATCAGGCGGCGCGCGCCATGAACCAGCAACAGCAAATGAGCAGCGAAGGCGCAGGCCGCTACCCCGGCGCGCAAGGCGTGGACCCCGAGCTGATCCGGGAGCTTGAGATCCAGTTCGGATTCGACAAGCCGGTGCATGAACGCTTTTTGCTGATGATGGGGAATTATCTGCGTTTCGATTTCGGCAAATCATACTTCCGCGACGAACAGGTGGTCGATCTCGTGCTCGCGAAGATGCCGGTTTCGATCTCGCTCGGTCTCTGGACCACGCTGATCGTCTATCTCATTTCCATACCGCTCGGTATCCGCAAGGCGGTGAAGGATGGCTCGCCGTTCGATGTATGGACCAGCGCAGCCGTTATCGTCGGTTACGCGATACCGGGCTTCCTGTTCGCAGTGCTTCTGATCGTGCTGTTCGCCGGCGGGCGTTATCTTGATTGGTTCCCGCTGCGCGGGCTGTTTTCCGATAACTGGGATCAGCTTTCCACGCCGGGCAAGATTATCGATTATTTCTGGCATATCGCGCTGCCCGTCGCCGCCATGGTGATTGGCGGCTTCGCCAGCCTGACGATGCTGACCAAAAATTCGTTTCTCGATGAAATCAACAAGCAATATGTGGTGACCGCCCGCGCCAAGGGGCTGAGCGAGAAGCGCGTGCTGTACGGCCATGTGTTCCGCAACGCCATGCTGATCGTGATCGCGGGCTTTCCCGGCGCCTTCATCGCCATCCTGTTTACCGGCGCGTTGCTGATCGAGGTGATTTTCTCGCTTGACGGGCTTGGGCTGCTGAGCTTCGAAGCGGCGATCAACCGCGATTACCCCGTGATGTTCGGCACACTGTATTTCTTCACCTTTCTCGGGCTGATCATGAACCTGATCGGCGATATCGTTTATACCCTTGTCGATCCGCGCATCGATTTCGAGGCGCGGCAAACATGA
- a CDS encoding STAS domain-containing protein, producing MHMKFPFPSAPYWRLYVPKLVTVMRQGYGWADLRQDVLAGLTVAVVALPLAMALAIASGTSPDKGLVTAIVAGFLISALGGSRFQIGGPTGAFVVVVFNVIDKFGYDGLVVATLMAGAMLVISGFARLGTVIKYIPQPVITGFTAGIAVIIFSSQVGEFFGLQLEKVPADFLEKWQVYAANWEAYSGVTLGVAALSLALIVALRKLSPKLPAFLLTVLLGSVLVWAFGLQTETIGTRFGGITAALPVPAIPEFTLFRLKELLPSAFTIAFLAGVESLLSAVVADAVTARRHRSNCELVAQGVANMASALFGGLPATGAIARTMTNIRSGARSPIAGIMHAVFLLVFIVVAAPLAAYIPLASLAAVLMIVAWNMSEVERIRSLLRATWGERMTLLVTFGLTVLVDLTVAIEAGVVMAAILFMVRMTRVVEIQSQGQYGDADMDDFTRQADPYMRRGALPPGVELLQIRGPFFFGATGRLLDALDDMAAPARIYLLDLQYVPFIDATGAHALSDFVGRVRRQGGHVIIFGLQQQPLSMIDRMQVAEGQDNIDLVGTYENARDRAGILLKA from the coding sequence ATGCACATGAAGTTTCCGTTCCCGAGCGCTCCGTACTGGCGCCTGTACGTGCCGAAGCTTGTCACTGTCATGCGGCAGGGTTACGGATGGGCCGATCTGCGGCAGGACGTGCTTGCCGGGCTAACGGTGGCCGTTGTCGCGCTGCCGCTTGCCATGGCGTTGGCGATAGCTTCCGGAACTTCGCCTGATAAAGGGCTGGTAACGGCTATCGTCGCGGGATTCCTGATCTCGGCCCTCGGCGGCAGCCGTTTCCAGATAGGCGGGCCGACGGGCGCGTTTGTTGTCGTCGTATTCAACGTGATCGACAAATTCGGCTATGACGGGCTTGTCGTCGCCACGTTGATGGCGGGCGCCATGCTCGTGATCTCCGGATTTGCCCGGCTCGGCACTGTGATCAAGTATATTCCGCAGCCCGTGATCACCGGTTTCACCGCAGGCATTGCCGTCATTATCTTTTCAAGCCAGGTGGGCGAATTTTTCGGCTTGCAGCTTGAAAAGGTTCCGGCCGACTTCCTTGAAAAATGGCAGGTCTATGCCGCCAACTGGGAAGCCTACAGTGGCGTGACGCTTGGCGTTGCCGCGCTTTCGCTGGCGCTGATTGTTGCCTTGCGCAAACTGTCACCGAAGCTTCCGGCATTCCTGCTGACCGTTTTGCTCGGTTCGGTTCTGGTCTGGGCCTTCGGCCTGCAAACTGAAACCATCGGCACGCGTTTCGGCGGCATAACGGCGGCGCTGCCTGTCCCGGCCATACCGGAATTCACGCTGTTTCGTCTTAAGGAACTGCTGCCGAGCGCGTTCACCATTGCCTTTCTGGCGGGGGTTGAATCGCTGCTTTCCGCCGTGGTGGCCGATGCGGTCACCGCGCGGCGGCATCGCTCCAACTGCGAGCTTGTGGCGCAGGGCGTGGCCAACATGGCATCGGCGCTGTTTGGCGGCCTTCCGGCCACCGGCGCGATCGCGCGCACGATGACCAATATTCGCTCCGGCGCACGTTCGCCGATTGCCGGCATCATGCATGCCGTATTTCTTCTGGTGTTTATCGTGGTTGCCGCGCCGCTGGCGGCCTATATCCCGCTCGCCAGTCTTGCCGCCGTGCTGATGATCGTCGCGTGGAACATGAGCGAGGTTGAACGCATAAGATCGCTGCTGCGTGCGACATGGGGCGAACGAATGACGCTGCTCGTTACCTTCGGTCTTACGGTGCTGGTTGATCTTACCGTGGCGATCGAGGCGGGCGTGGTGATGGCGGCCATCCTGTTTATGGTGCGTATGACCCGTGTCGTGGAGATTCAATCGCAGGGGCAGTATGGCGATGCCGACATGGACGATTTTACGCGGCAGGCCGATCCCTATATGCGGCGTGGCGCTTTACCTCCCGGCGTGGAGTTGCTGCAAATTCGCGGGCCTTTCTTCTTCGGCGCCACGGGCAGGTTGCTTGACGCGCTGGATGATATGGCGGCGCCCGCAAGGATATACCTGCTTGATCTGCAGTACGTACCGTTCATAGACGCAACGGGCGCGCATGCGTTAAGCGATTTTGTGGGTCGTGTGCGCCGGCAGGGCGGGCATGTCATTATATTCGGACTGCAGCAGCAGCCGCTTTCCATGATCGACCGTATGCAGGTCGCTGAAGGGCAGGACAATATCGACCTTGTCGGTACATATGAGAACGCCCGTGACCGGGCGGGCATATTGCTGAAAGCGTGA